One Leptospira andrefontaineae genomic window, GGGAGAATTTCCGGGAGCAAGGATCATTTCTAAAAATGAGAATACCTCTGCATGGAAAGTCCTAAAGGAAAATGCAGATCCTGAATCCGTAACATTCGCGGACAGAGTTCTGGAAAAACGCTGGTGTTGGGAAGTTCTGGGTTATTCGGAGAAATGATCTTCTGAAAAAAATATTCCAAACAAACGATTATATGGAAGCTGTACTTTTCGAATCCAGGCTTTCTGCATTAGGAATTCCTTATGTAAAAGAAGGGGACGAGCTAAATCCTTTAAGAGGCATTCTTCCTATGAACGATACTCTGATTTCGATATTTGTGGACGATGAGGATTTTGAAAGAGCATATGAGCTTCTTTCGGAAGAAATAGAAGAAGATTAATCTTAATATATTTCGAAGAATTTTTTCTACTTCTATTTTATACTCCAAAGACTGATCTTTTTTATAAAAATCCTATTCTGACGATTTTATACAATTTTTCTCCCAAGTTTACGGTTACGATTTCTCTATTATAGGAGAATGAAATGTTAAACAACCGTAAAAAAGTATATGATTTCCCTCATAAGGCAATCCGTTATGGGATCTCAAAATTAGTGCAGGAGGCGGGAAGGACTGATTACTCAGATCCAAAAGACGTACTCGAACTTCTCGAATCGGGAAAAGAGATCTTTCTAATGTTAAAAATTCACGCAAGAGATGAAGAAGGAGTGAGCCTTAAACATTTAGAAGAAAAAGATCCGCAAGCTTCTCTCAAAGACAAAGAAGAACATAAATACCTGGAAGAAAAAATAAAAGATTTGGAATCTCTTTTAGATAGGATTAAAGAAGAAGTAGGGCAAGCACAGACTCTCTCCGAAGAATTTTATACAAAACTAATTCGTTTCCAAACAGATTATTTCTCTCATATGACCAGGGAAGAAGAGGAAACTCAGATTAGATTACATTTATACTTTTCCGATCCTGAATTGGACGATCACCAGAAAGAGATCATGGGTTCTTTGGGACGAGATGAATTCAAAATTTGGGCCAAATATTTGATCCCAAATGTTCCAACCCCGATCAAAAATAGATTCGAAGAAATATTAAAAACGTATTCTTGAACTACGGTATTGGTTTGTTATAAACCAAGTAACTCACTTGATTTTTGGGCGGACGTCCTGTAAGATCCTTCTCTATGAAGTCGGATAAATCCGGGGTATTAAAAGAATTTCGCACTCTTCCAGGGGTTGGCAAAGTAATTGCAGAAGATCTTTGGAATCTAGGAGTTCGCAGTAAGGCGGAGCTCGCAAAATTAGATCCTGAAAAATTATACGAAGAGATTTGCGAATACCAAGGCACTCGAGTTGATCCTTGTATGTTGTATGTATTTCGGTGCGCAGTATATGTTTCTGCAACTCCCGATCCTGAACCGGAAAAAATGAAATGGTGGTTCTGGAAGGACAAACAGCTTGTCTGATTTGATCCGAATTTCCTGGAACCATAAAGAATCTCCCGAAACTTATACAGTTCTACCGGGAGAAGAATGTGTAATTGGTATTCAGACTAAGGGAAAAATTTCTTTAGGTTCAGGTGAACAGCCAAAGGCCCTAGCCAAAGCGGGGATCACAGGGATCTTAAGAGGTCCCAGAACATTCTTTTCTGAAAAAAATACAAAATCACTTTTGGTTTATATTTCCCCTTTGTTACTTTCTAGAATGATCTCTGTGCCAATGGACCAGATCAGCGATTCCAGTTTATCTTTAGAAGATCTATTTTCGAGAGAGATGATCTCTGGGTTGGTAGCAGACTGTGAAGAAGCAGATTCAAAAGGTCTGGAAGCTTCTCAGACTTTGGAAAAATTTCGGAACCTATTTACTTTAAAAGAAGAAAAGGAAAAATTTTTACCGGAAGCGGTTCTAAAGATTAAATCCTCATTCGGGGAGATCGGGATCAAAGGTTTAGCCGAAGATTTGGGTGTGAGTCAAAGCAGTTTAGAAAGAGGTTTTAAATCCAGAATAGGTTTAAGTCCGAAGGAATATGCCGGACTTATTCGATTCAGAAATATATTCAGATTTTATAATTCTTCTTCGAGCCTAACCGAATTGGCTTTAGAGGCAGGCTATTATGACCAGGCTCATTTTATCCGTGAATTTAAGAAGAAGACGGGAGTTAGCCCAAAACAATGGTTTCGCCAGAATACAATCGCAGAATTAGATCTTAATTTTTAGAAAAGAATTCTCTTTTGACTGCTGGATGTTTTCGGATCAGATCCAAGGATTTTGCGATCAAGATCTTAGCTTCCGGAGAATGATTCCAAACATTCAGTCCGGATGGATGCGGTAAAGGGATCCAATCTAGCTCCACTCCGTAAAAGTTTTTCTTAAACTTTTTACCGATGACATCATCTAGTTTGTATTTTTGATTCTCCACCAATTGATCGATTGCCAATTTACCAATCGGAATGATGAGCTCAGGTTGATTGAATTCAACTTCGAAACGAATGTATCTGGAACAATTTTGTACTTCGGAAGGATTTGGTTTTCTATCTCCACTTTTTGCTTTGCCAGGAAAACATCTGCATACTGCGGCCATATTCACTTTGGATCTATAGATCTCTTCTTCTATCCCTATGGATAAAAACCATTTGAATAAAGTTTTACCTGCAGTGTATGCGAATGGTCTTCCGAATTTTTCTTCGTGGATGCCGGGAGCTTGGCCTATGCTCATAATTTTTGCGCCAGGAATTCCACCTTGTACAGGATTGCCTACCATGTCCGGACAAAGTCTGCAATGAAGTAATGTTTCTATATGTTTTTTGAATTTTTGGGAATCGTTCATCCGCAACGGATCAAGGCGCTAAAAGTTTCCAAGCTTCTTTGGAAGTACTTCCTACTCGGATCAGACTTTTTAATTTAGTAAGTTCTAAAATTTTATTCACTTGGGAAGAAGGTGAGAAGACTGCGATTCCACCCTTGCCGCTCTTTACTAGTCTGGAATGTGTCGCCATAAAAACTCCCAGTCCGGAAGAATCTATGTACTTCACATTTTCCATATTCACTAGAAGATAAATAAATCCTCGATCAAGTAGATGAAAGAATCTTTCTTTCATGATCTGGGCTGAGTATAAATTAATCTCTCCAGAAATTTTTACAACCACTGCTTCCTTTGGAAGACCTTCCGGGATATTATCCTGATCTAGAAATACGCCTAGCTCGGGTGCGTCATGATCAAAATCTTTACTGTCCAGGTTCCAAGGAGTATCTGCCATAATGTTGGTCGCTTATTTTTACCGAATGCGAAAACTATCAAATTACTAGCCGTTTCTGCAAGGATTTTATCCCGTTTTTCAACGATCCGAACTGTCTTCTCTTACTCCTTCAGAGATAGAGAATCTATAGATCTTTGCATTTAGTCCGAATTTTTGGAAATATTCCTTTTCGAATTTGGAGAATAAGGAAGAAGATCTGCCATCTTTGTCTAACACTAAGACACAACCTCCGAATCCTCCTCCGATCATTCTGGCTCCTAATACATTTTCAGAACGGAACCATTCTACTATAAAATCCGTTTCTTCACAGGAGACTTGGAAGTTTTTGGAAAGTGATTCATGACAGGAGAATAATTCTTTCCCTACCATTTCCGCATTTTTATCCTTTAAGGAGCGGATAACGTTTTGGGCTCTGGATCTTTCTCCCAAAATATGAGTGGCTCTTTTAAATTCAGAAGGAGTTAACCCTGCTTTTTCGATCAAAGGGAAATTTGCTTGGCTTAAGGTCTGCACTTCTGGAGAAAGTTTATTACATTTTGAAGTCGCGGATTCTACTTCTTTTCTTCTGTCGTTGTACTCGCTCTCTTTCAGACTGTGTTTTACATTAGAATCGATCAGATAGAATTCATAACCTGGAAGATCCAAATCATGATATGAATACTCCAAACTTTCCGTATTTAAAGAAATACAAGAAGAAGGTTTTGCCACTGCGATCACGAACTGGTCCATGATCCCGCAGTTCACACCAACAAAATGATTTTCCGCTGCTTGAGCGAGTAATGCGATCTTCTCCTTTGTAATATCCCAAGAGAAAATTTTAGAAAGAGCAAATGTTGTTCCAACTTCTACAGCCGCAGAAGAAGAAAGCCCTGCTCCTTGGGGAATATTTCCCGTAAAGACAAGATCGAAACCTTCTACCTTTAATCCTAATTTATGAGCTTCTGAAACAACTCCCAAGATATAATTTGCCCAAGGTTTTTCTACGGAATAGATGGGATCCTTTGTTACAAATTCGGATTGGAAATCCAAGGAATACAATCTGATAAGACCGAGCCCGTTTGTCCGAATCGCAAAATGTGTTCTGAAATCGATTGCAGCCGGAAATACCAAACCGCCTGCGTAATCTACATGTTCACCTATGATATTCACCCTGCCTGGCGCGGAGAAAAAACGAATTGGACCTAGGCCCGGAGCATCCGGAAAAATATGCGAAAGAGAAGTGGAAAGATTCTCTCGGATAGAAAGAGTCATTCTGGAAAATAAAATCTAAGACGTTCATACTTACAAGGGATTTTGGAAAATTAGAACATTGAATTATTTCGTTTTTCCTTGCTATTCCAATTAACATAAGTAATTTGTCTCGGATGTTCGATTTTGAGGAATACCGATGGCTTTTTCTGTAGAAATAAACGATAGATTTGCCTCGGAGTTTGCCGACCCCAAAAACTATGAGCTCTTATTAAAAGAGTCAGGCCAGGCTTTACAAAATCTTCTCTCTGGAAAATCCCCAGGCTCCGAATTTTTGGGATGGGTCCGACTTCCTAAAGAGATCCAAAGAGTAGAATTAGAAAAAATTCATTCCGAGGCACAAAGACTCAGAAAACAATCCGAGACGATAGTTGTGATAGGGATCGGAGGTTCTTATTTAGGAGCCAAGGCTGTCATTGAAGCTTCTAAACCATATTTTAAAACTCCAAGTTTAGGATCGCCTGAGATCGTTTATGCGGGACATCATTTAGATGCACGTTATCATTCGGAACTTTTAGAATATTTAGAGAACAAAGAATTTTCGATCAATGTGGTTTCTAAGTCGGGAACTACAACCGAGCCTGCTTTGGCATTTCGTTTACTTTGGGATCTTGCCAAAAAAAAATACGGGGTTAAAGCAAAAGATAGAATAGTTGCTACAACAGATAGTTCTAAAGGTGCTTTGCGCAAAATGTCGGAAGAGTTAGGATTTACAACCTTCTCTATTCCGGATAACGTGGGTGGGAGATATTCGGTTTTAACTCCGGTTGGGCTGTTCCCGATAGCCGCTGCAGGAGTGGATATATTTTCTTTTTGGGAAGGGTTCTCCGAAGCCGCAGACTTTTTGATCTCGGAAACTTCTCCTCATAAAAATCCGGCATGTATTTATTCCGCTTATAGAAATCTATTTTATAGATCCGGAAAGAAGATAGAAGTGATCGCAAATTATAATCCTTCTATCCGAACTTTAACCGAATGGTGGAAACAGTTATTCGGAGAAAGTGAAGGCAAACAAGGTAAGGGAATTTTTCCTGCTTCTGTGGAACTGACTACCGATCTACATTCTCTTGGGCAATATTTGCAGGAAGGGGAACGTAATATTTTCGAGACCGTTCTTTATTCCAAAAATACGGGAGCAAATGTATTGGTTCCTAAGGATTCAGAAGATTTGGATGGTCTGAACTTTTTAGCTTCTAAAAACTTGGAAGAAGTAAACTTACAGGCATTTCTTGGCACTTTAGTAGCACATTCGGAAGGCAGAATACCATGTTTGGAGATTCTGTTTCCGGACACAGGACCTAAAAGTCTAGGCCAAATGATGTATTTTTTTGAATTAGCCTGCGGAGTTTCGGGGAATGTATTGGGTGTAAACCCATTCGATCAGCCTGGGGTAGAGGCTTATAAGAAAAATATGTTCGCATTACTGGGAAAACCAGGTTTTGAAAATTTAAGAGAATCGCTTCGTCAAAAAGGAGTCTAAGCAAAAAGAATTCTTTTTGGATGGATCGGTTTTTGGCTTATCATTTCGGAAAGATTTTTCTAAAAGCTTGACAGAGATTCGTTCAGGTTTCGGATTAGATTCAACATGGTCCTAAGAGGAAAAAAACTAAGGTTCGTTTCGGCTTCCTTAGCCCTATTTACTCTACTATTCTTTCTCCATTCCGGACCATCCAACAGCCCTTATCCCGGGAAGAAGTCCGACCAATCACAAACAATCATCGGACAAGAGACCGATATAGAAGAATTAAGCGATCTCGCCGAAACCTCCGATCCTTCGGAAACGGTTTGGGGAGATTTTTTAACTTCTGAGATAAACACTCCCGGTCTCTCTAACTCAAACCCTTCCCGCCAGGATAGGTTTCAATTCCAACACAATAAATTATTATCTCAGCATCTGCTGAATATTCCTCCACCATCCATCTCCTAATCTAAGGTTCGAAAGCCAAGGATGGCTCTAGCCGTGCTCTGCTTTCAGCCAAGCGTTGCCTAGTTTCGCGCTCAAAATGGAATTCTCGGAGATCACATCGTAATATTTTCCCATCCAATATAGCACCAATTTAGCCGGTCCCAGGTTTTGGGCTTAGGCCCTTCTCCGGGGACCGGTTTCTTTTTCAATCTCAGATCTATAAAAAAAGGCAGACAGAGACCCTAATCTCCCGATACTTTTGCGGGGAGCCATAACTCTGTAAGCGGATGGAAATAGAATTAGCCAAAAAGGAACGTTTGATCCGAGGAATGGAACTTGGAAAGAAGATCGTTCTTCATGGAGTGGTTCTTTCACAATATTATAAATCCAATGTGGAGAATTATCTCCGGTTCTGTTTGGAATATTACCAAAAGACTGATATTCTTCCTCCTTCTCTTTCTCTCATATATTCCCTACTCGAAATGGCATTCAAAGAGAATTGTAGGAATTCCTACTATATGGAGAAGGGCTGGGATCCTCTCAGTTCGGAATCATTCACCGAAAGAGAAGCCGAATTCGAAACTAATTGGGACTTCTCGGATCCATTAAAATTAAAGAACAGATTAAAAGAAGAAGGTTCCGTACTTAGAACAACCATCCACCACTCCGGTTCAGGAGTTTCCTTAGAGATCGCAAATTTAGCTCCTATTACCTCAGAAGCAGAGGAAGCTTTAACTGAATATCTTTCTAGAGCAAAGTCCTACCAAGATCTTTCGGAATACTATGAAGATTATCCTTTCGATGAAGAAGGAAGAGAGATCGGAATAGCATTAGCTATATTGCAATTTAAAGAAATAGGATTGGACCCGAATCTTCTTAGATTCGATACAATGGAAGGAGAACATGTTTTCCGATTAGAGATCGGTTTTGATGGGGAAATACTTTCTCTTCGTACCAAACTGGAAAATGACGAGGATGTTCGACCTTTCCGCTTCCATTCTCAAGCAGAGAAAGAAGGAGAAACAATTTCCCCTTGGAAAATTTCAGTCTGTAAGATCTGCGGAAGAACCGTGGATGATCGGATCTTCTTTCATACTGTTCCTCCGGACGTTTCGGCAAAAGCAAAAGATCTTCCATTTACGGAAGAAGTATGTGCTTGGTGTTTGTCCGGCTATTTGAAATTATAGATCTGTTAGACAGTTCCATTTACATTATATAATTATGATACAGTCCACCTATTATCCACCTAAACCTATACGTCTCTCAGGAGATCGTGTGGAACTTGTACCTCTTGGTTTAGAACATGCAGATGCGCTGACGGAAGCT contains:
- a CDS encoding putative signal transducing protein translates to MFQTNDYMEAVLFESRLSALGIPYVKEGDELNPLRGILPMNDTLISIFVDDEDFERAYELLSEEIEED
- a CDS encoding hemerythrin domain-containing protein produces the protein MLNNRKKVYDFPHKAIRYGISKLVQEAGRTDYSDPKDVLELLESGKEIFLMLKIHARDEEGVSLKHLEEKDPQASLKDKEEHKYLEEKIKDLESLLDRIKEEVGQAQTLSEEFYTKLIRFQTDYFSHMTREEEETQIRLHLYFSDPELDDHQKEIMGSLGRDEFKIWAKYLIPNVPTPIKNRFEEILKTYS
- a CDS encoding helix-hairpin-helix domain-containing protein, which gives rise to MKSDKSGVLKEFRTLPGVGKVIAEDLWNLGVRSKAELAKLDPEKLYEEICEYQGTRVDPCMLYVFRCAVYVSATPDPEPEKMKWWFWKDKQLV
- a CDS encoding helix-turn-helix domain-containing protein translates to MSDLIRISWNHKESPETYTVLPGEECVIGIQTKGKISLGSGEQPKALAKAGITGILRGPRTFFSEKNTKSLLVYISPLLLSRMISVPMDQISDSSLSLEDLFSREMISGLVADCEEADSKGLEASQTLEKFRNLFTLKEEKEKFLPEAVLKIKSSFGEIGIKGLAEDLGVSQSSLERGFKSRIGLSPKEYAGLIRFRNIFRFYNSSSSLTELALEAGYYDQAHFIREFKKKTGVSPKQWFRQNTIAELDLNF
- a CDS encoding uracil-DNA glycosylase family protein gives rise to the protein MNDSQKFKKHIETLLHCRLCPDMVGNPVQGGIPGAKIMSIGQAPGIHEEKFGRPFAYTAGKTLFKWFLSIGIEEEIYRSKVNMAAVCRCFPGKAKSGDRKPNPSEVQNCSRYIRFEVEFNQPELIIPIGKLAIDQLVENQKYKLDDVIGKKFKKNFYGVELDWIPLPHPSGLNVWNHSPEAKILIAKSLDLIRKHPAVKREFFSKN
- a CDS encoding STAS domain-containing protein, with amino-acid sequence MADTPWNLDSKDFDHDAPELGVFLDQDNIPEGLPKEAVVVKISGEINLYSAQIMKERFFHLLDRGFIYLLVNMENVKYIDSSGLGVFMATHSRLVKSGKGGIAVFSPSSQVNKILELTKLKSLIRVGSTSKEAWKLLAP
- the galK gene encoding galactokinase; protein product: MTLSIRENLSTSLSHIFPDAPGLGPIRFFSAPGRVNIIGEHVDYAGGLVFPAAIDFRTHFAIRTNGLGLIRLYSLDFQSEFVTKDPIYSVEKPWANYILGVVSEAHKLGLKVEGFDLVFTGNIPQGAGLSSSAAVEVGTTFALSKIFSWDITKEKIALLAQAAENHFVGVNCGIMDQFVIAVAKPSSCISLNTESLEYSYHDLDLPGYEFYLIDSNVKHSLKESEYNDRRKEVESATSKCNKLSPEVQTLSQANFPLIEKAGLTPSEFKRATHILGERSRAQNVIRSLKDKNAEMVGKELFSCHESLSKNFQVSCEETDFIVEWFRSENVLGARMIGGGFGGCVLVLDKDGRSSSLFSKFEKEYFQKFGLNAKIYRFSISEGVREDSSDR
- a CDS encoding glucose-6-phosphate isomerase, with protein sequence MAFSVEINDRFASEFADPKNYELLLKESGQALQNLLSGKSPGSEFLGWVRLPKEIQRVELEKIHSEAQRLRKQSETIVVIGIGGSYLGAKAVIEASKPYFKTPSLGSPEIVYAGHHLDARYHSELLEYLENKEFSINVVSKSGTTTEPALAFRLLWDLAKKKYGVKAKDRIVATTDSSKGALRKMSEELGFTTFSIPDNVGGRYSVLTPVGLFPIAAAGVDIFSFWEGFSEAADFLISETSPHKNPACIYSAYRNLFYRSGKKIEVIANYNPSIRTLTEWWKQLFGESEGKQGKGIFPASVELTTDLHSLGQYLQEGERNIFETVLYSKNTGANVLVPKDSEDLDGLNFLASKNLEEVNLQAFLGTLVAHSEGRIPCLEILFPDTGPKSLGQMMYFFELACGVSGNVLGVNPFDQPGVEAYKKNMFALLGKPGFENLRESLRQKGV